In Corythoichthys intestinalis isolate RoL2023-P3 chromosome 11, ASM3026506v1, whole genome shotgun sequence, a single genomic region encodes these proteins:
- the LOC130923864 gene encoding transcriptional activator protein Pur-alpha-like, with product MADRDSGSDHGGPTAGPGSLPPGAMGAMSRLQHDTEELASKRVDIQNKRFYLDVKQNVKGRFLKIAEVGAGGNKSRLTLSMSVAVEFRDYLGDFIEHYAQLGPSNPDLVQDEPRRALKSEFLVRENRKYYMDLKENQRGRFLRIRQTVNRGPGLGSSQGQTIALPAQGLIEFRDALAKLIDDYGVDEEPAELPEGTSLTVDNKRFFFDVGSNKYGVFMRVSEVKPTYRNSITVPCKVWAKFGNTFCKYADDMRKIQERSREKRASELLPEGPHGADDGDDD from the coding sequence ATGGCGGACAGAGACAGCGGCAGTGACCACGGAGGGCCTACCGCAGGCCCTGGCTCGCTGCCGCCCGGTGCGATGGGAGCCATGTCCCGGCTGCAGCACGACACCGAGGAGCTCGCCTCCAAGCGGGTCGACATCCAGAACAAGCGATTCTACCTTGACGTCAAGCAGAATGTTAAAGGACGCTTCCTAAAGATAGCCGAGGTCGGCGCGGGGGGGAACAAGAGCCGCCTGACGCTCTCCATGTCCGTGGCCGTGGAATTCCGCGATTATCTCGGCGACTTTATCGAACATTACGCCCAGCTGGGCCCGAGCAACCCCGACTTGGTGCAGGATGAGCCGCGGCGGGCGCTCAAGAGCGAGTTCTTGGTGCGAGAGAATCGGAAATATTACATGGATCTGAAGGAGAACCAGAGGGGGCGGTTCCTGAGGATCCGGCAGACCGTTAATCGGGGGCCCGGACTTGGAAGCTCGCAAGGCCAGACTATCGCTCTGCCGGCGCAGGGTCTCATCGAGTTCCGCGACGCTTTGGCCAAACTCATCGACGACTACGGCGTGGACGAGGAGCCGGCCGAGCTCCCGGAAGGCACCTCGCTCACGGTGGACAACAAGCGCTTCTTCTTCGACGTGGGCTCCAACAAGTACGGCGTGTTTATGCGGGTGAGCGAGGTCAAGCCCACGTACCGGAACTCCATCACGGTTCCGTGCAAAGTGTGGGCCAAATTCGGCAACACCTTCTGTAAATACGCGGACGACATGAGGAAGATCCAGGAGAGGAGTCGAGAGAAACGGGCTTCGGAACTGCTACCTGAGGGCCCGCACGGCGCAGATGACGGCGACgacgactga